One genomic window of Methanosarcina acetivorans C2A includes the following:
- a CDS encoding tetratricopeptide repeat protein yields MAKIERRKVALNTTVSPRLGKQVDDLAGTGEFSSQSDIVSFALTQFFVREEQREKEKKMAELYSILIQHKEGRELLEEVPRTPKERAEAFTKAGIALVEAGEYEEAKKYFAKAKELEDSNSNSKSDEDYPREYILE; encoded by the coding sequence ATGGCAAAGATAGAAAGACGAAAAGTCGCTCTGAATACTACAGTATCTCCACGATTAGGGAAGCAGGTTGATGACCTCGCTGGAACTGGAGAGTTTTCTAGCCAGAGCGACATTGTTTCTTTCGCACTTACTCAGTTTTTTGTTCGTGAAGAACAGCGAGAAAAAGAAAAGAAAATGGCAGAACTCTATTCTATCCTAATCCAGCATAAGGAAGGCAGGGAGCTCTTAGAGGAAGTTCCACGAACTCCAAAAGAAAGAGCTGAGGCATTTACAAAAGCAGGCATCGCGTTGGTTGAAGCCGGAGAATATGAAGAGGCAAAGAAATATTTCGCAAAAGCTAAGGAACTCGAAGACTCTAATTCTAATTCTAAATCTGACGAAGATTATCCACGTGAGTATATATTAGAATGA